Proteins encoded in a region of the Planococcus citri chromosome 1, ihPlaCitr1.1, whole genome shotgun sequence genome:
- the LOC135835310 gene encoding uncharacterized protein LOC135835310 translates to MKLQYFLLFFFLQLYHARHVSSPGSGLRIPLTRTPLTLKKMALPATKIESMYEYNMKSSNESVIHLRYYPISEYYGPVSIGTPPREFQMIFDTGSSQLWVLSKSCNDSRCKKNSSLDLYDHENSKTYKLPTKTSCLKEITYGTGEVAGFCSNDTITLDGVELNNTEFLEVVNITDRFPKGPYEGLVGLSYNNSKLSDNIITQLCRKVNRENKFSFYFTRNISDTDGGELTLCGVDESKFRGPLNYVNETEQLPFGTWFIPIQNASLQFGRDRIMDVGSEAFALVDTGTSHILAPAASIRAIYNVTKANLTTSKVDCEDIPKFPNFTLAIGGKKYTLKGEDYTFKFENNSVIECAIGFASAGFFNNLWVLGDVFFRKYYTVFDIENHRVGFAESIHAPINTN, encoded by the exons ATGAAGTTACAGTATTTTCTATTGTTCTTTTTTCTACAATTATATCACGCAAGACATGTTTCTTCTCCTGGGAGTGGTCTACg GATACCATTGACAAGGACGCCGTTAACATTGAAAAAGATGGCTTTACCTGCAACCAAGATTGAatcaatgtacgagtacaatatGAAAAGTTCCAATGAATCGGTTATTCATCTTCGATACTATCCAATC agCGAGTATTACGGCCCTGTTTCAATTGGAACGCCACCTCGAgagtttcaaatgatttttgataCAGGATCCTCCCAGCTATGGGTACTCTCAAAAAGCTGCAATGATTCGAGATgtaaaaaaa ATAGCAGTCTTGATTTATATGACCACGAGAACTCAAAAACGTACAAACTGCCAACAAAGACTAGTTGTCTAAAAGAAATAACATATGGAACGGGAGAAGTAGCTGGATTTTGTTCAAATGATACAATAACA TTGGACGGAGTTGAACTCAACAACACCGAATTTCTAGAAGTTGTCAATATCACAGACCGATTTCCCAAAGGTCCATACGAAGGTCTTGTCGGATTAAGTTATAATAACTCCAAACTATCCGATAACATCATCACACAACTTTGCCGGAAGGTTAATAgagagaataaattttcattctattttactag GAATATTTCGGATACCGATGGTGGTGAATTAACGTTATGTGGTGTAGACGAATCGAAGTTTCGGGGCCCGTTGAATTACGTGAATGAAACTGAGCAGTTGCCGTTCGGTACATGGTTCATTCCAATTCAAAA CGCTTCATTACAATTTGGTCGGGATCGTATCATGGATGTGGGTTCAGAGGCGTTTGCCTTGGTTGACACTGGCACTTCTCACATTCTTGCACCGGCAGCAAGTATTCGAGCAATATATAACGTCACAAAGGCTAACCTGACAACTAGTAAA GTCGATTGCGAAGATATCCCCAAGTTTCCCAATTTCACATTAGCAATCGGTGGGAAAAAATACACACTTAAAGGAGAAGACTACACTTTCAAA TTTGAAAACAATTCCGTGATAGAATGCGCGATTGGTTTCGCTTCAGCGgggtttttcaacaatttatggGTTTTAGGAGACGTTTTCTTCAGGAAGTATTACACCGTTTTTGACATAGAAAATCACAGAGTTGGATTTGCCGAAAGCATTCATGCGCCCATCAACACTAATTGA
- the LOC135835315 gene encoding lysosomal aspartic protease-like, whose product MKLSCFLLLFFVKMYHMRHVSTPGNGIRISLTKAPSTLQKSTSASMEMKSLYTREKKMISETDILLQSQRGLRYFGPVSIGTPSREFQMLFDTGSSQSWLLSNLCKASTCKINEHKPYDHDLSKTYKRAAESVCRNITYVRGQVAGFCSTDTVSMDGVKLDNAQFLEVTNISGTPKGPYDGLIGLSYDPKRPADNIITQLCKVTKQENKFSIYLNRNTSDANGGEITLCGADESKFTGSLTYVNEIEPLGKWNVRIETVSLQNGKAKEQIVSSSSDAALVDSGASYISGPEASIQAIYKAANAKSIPTLKGALQVDCNVIRELPKIMLKIGQTNYILEGEDYILKVVDDSGGILCLVALTPLRSTGSVKWILGDVFLRKYYSVYDLENHRIGFAESSFTRKNN is encoded by the exons atgaagttatcGTGTTTcctgttgttattttttgtcaaaatgtaccATATGAGACATGTTTCTACTCCTGGAAATGGCATAAG gatATCTTTGACAAAAGCGCCTTCAACACTGCAAAAGTCGACTTCAGCTTCGATGGAAATGAAATCATTGTACACCCGTGAGAAGAAGATGATTAGTGAGACGGATATTCTTTTACAAAGTCAGCGAGGC CTCCGATACTTCGGTCCAGTTTCAATTGGAACGCCTTCTCGAGAGTTTCAAATGCTCTTTGATACAGGCTCCTCTCAGTCATGGCTACTTTCAAACCTCTGCAAAGCATCGACTTGCAAAATAA atgaaCACAAGCCATACGACCACGATTTGTCCAAAACATATAAACGTGCAGCAGAATCCGTATGTAGAAACATAACGTACGTGAGAGGGCAGGTAGCTGGATTTTGTTCAACAGATACAGTTTCA ATGGATGGAGTGAAACTGGACAACGCACAATTTCTCGAAGTCACCAATATATCCGGTACACCAAAAGGACCATACGATGGTTTAATTGGATTAAGTTATGACCCTAAAAGACCAGCGGATAACATAATCACACAACTTTGCAAAGTTACGAAACAAGAGAACAAATTTTCGATCTATTTAAATAG AAATACGTCGGATGCCAATGGAGGAGAAATAACGTTATGTGGTGCAGACGAATCAAAATTTACAGGCTCTTTGACTTACGTTAATGAAATAGAACCATTAGGTAAATGGAACGTCAGAATTGAAAC TGTTTCGTTACAAAATGGTAAAGCTAAAGAGCAAATCGTTAGTTCGAGTTCAGATGCAGCCCTTGTTGACTCTGGAGCATCCTACATTTCGGGTCCAGAAGCCAGTATCCAGGCTATTTATAAAGCTGCAAATGCAAAATCAATACCGACCTTGAAAGGTGCATTGCAG GTTGATTGCAACGTCATTCGTGAATTGCCCAAGATAATGCTCAAAATTGGCCAGACGAACTACATTCTTGAAGGAGAAGACTACATTTTGAAG gTTGTAGATGATTCCGGTGGTATACTATGTCTTGTGGCCTTGACACCACTCCGCAGCACAGGGAGTGTAAAATGGATCCTAGGAGATGTTTTCCTCAGAAAATATTACTCGGTATATGATTTGGAAAATCACAGAATTGGATTTGCAGAAAGCAGTTTCactcgtaaaaataattga